The Nitratidesulfovibrio sp. SRB-5 genomic sequence GCGCGGCGGAAAAGCGCGGATGCTCCGACAGGTGCTGGGCCAGCACCTTCACATAGTGCTGGGTGCGGCGGATGTGGTTGCCGGTCTCGTTGTCGCGCGTTTCGGCCAGCGAGGCCATGGCCATGATGGTCACGTCCTGCACGGCGGCCAGTTCGCGCATGCGGCGGGCCACCTCGTCCTCGAGGAATTCGTTCTTGTCCTTCAGAAAGTCGCGGGCGGCCTTGACCTGCAGGTGGGTGCGCACACGGGCCAGCATGATGGACGGGCTGATCGGCTTGGTGATGTAATCCACGGCCCCCAGTTCCAGGCCGATGCGCTCGTCGTCCTCTTCCGACAGGGCGGTGAGGAAGATCACCGGCACGTCCGCCGTGCCGGGCAGTTCCTTCAGCCTGCGCAGCACCGTGTAGCCATCCATGCCGGGCATCATGATGTCCAGCAGCACGAGGTCCGGCGGGTTGCCGGATGACAGGATGCGCAGGGCCTTTTCTCCGCTGTTGGCCACCTTGACCCGGTAGGTGTCCTTCAGCAGGTCGCTGAGCAGGGTCAGGTTGTCGGCGGTGTCGTCCACCACCAGCACGGTGCGCCGCGTGTCGTCTGCGTGAAGGGGCGTGTCGGTCATGGCTGCCTCTCGTGGCTGTGTGGACCTGGAGCGGGGCATGGGGCGCGGTACGGAAAGAGGCTGGGGCGTTGCTGCGGTGTGGTTCCCGGCGCGGTTGTCCGGCACCGGTCAGCCGTCGCAGGGTGGACGGGCCGAGCGCAGCATCTCCAGGGCGGTTTCGAATTCGAAGGCGCGCAACGCCTCGCCCATGCCGGTTACCAGAGGCTGCCCCAGAGCGGCGCGCAGGGCATCCGAGTGGGTGTTGAAGAGGTCGACGGCCTCGCTGTCGTCTTCCTCGATGAGCGTTTCCAACTGGTCGAG encodes the following:
- a CDS encoding two-component system response regulator, with the protein product MTDTPLHADDTRRTVLVVDDTADNLTLLSDLLKDTYRVKVANSGEKALRILSSGNPPDLVLLDIMMPGMDGYTVLRRLKELPGTADVPVIFLTALSEEDDERIGLELGAVDYITKPISPSIMLARVRTHLQVKAARDFLKDKNEFLEDEVARRMRELAAVQDVTIMAMASLAETRDNETGNHIRRTQHYVKVLAQHLSEHPRFSAALTPEDIPLLFKSAPLHDIGKVGIADRILLKPGKLTPEEFEDMKRHPALGRDAIIAAEKQLDTPVSFLRHAREIAYCHHEKWDGSGYPQGLSGDGIPVSARLMALADVFDALISRRVYKPPFDMEKSVEIIRQGRGLHFDPDVVDAFLVNLQTFRDIADRYTDSEETLEETRSRTEKDYPPSGARG